In Papaver somniferum cultivar HN1 chromosome 1, ASM357369v1, whole genome shotgun sequence, a genomic segment contains:
- the LOC113340057 gene encoding E3 ubiquitin-protein ligase WAVH1-like, producing MIYNDDEPPRQTEGLDGNLETRIIHKQEAPMEESQFKVLLELKGVGSKHGRLGVDLVTVLDISGSMRGSKLAKMKLAMQFLVKKLSPSDRLSVVTFNRKADRLCPLCQINDESRTDIIQKVNEIVSRSSTNTESGLKLALKILGDRVHTERRRVAIMLISDGMEDAESKAVCVSVRDVPVYTFACGSDCDPEVLSRISKNSNGGMFAAVPDFDDLNVAFSTALAGLLHVAIEDLTLTIKPLNSSQLDEVNAGSYPQTKYDTVLKEPVIITFRTLYDRETRRVLLLLTLPKVVEDESAIKILDIVYKYRVGGKDTLESGTKSIHVTRNDLSTEAENEEVLAEERRISVVSNIKEARILADRKNLEEARINLVVAKKLLSEVDAILTAQLDQLFLLMVSPKTYDEQGFVFALALEASHEAQRATTVPGADHFQAGMFNTPHMDLFIEQARSFDMDPVYKIPTEDEDMKIVALVH from the exons ATGATCTACAACGATGATGAACCGCCAAGGCAGACAG AAGGATTAGATGGAAACTTGGAGACGAGAATCATCCACAAGCAGGAGGCACCGATGGAGGAAAGCCAATTTAAGGTGTTGTTGGAGCTCAAGGGAGTTGGATCAAAGCATGGCAGATTAGGGGTGGATCTTGTGACCGTCTTGGATATCAGCGGAAGCATGAGGGGATCCAAATTGGCAAAAATGAAACTTGCAATGCAATTCTTGGTCAAGAAACTTAGCCCAAGCGATCGTTTATCTGTCGTCACTTTCAACAGGAAGGCCGATAGGTTGTGCCCGTTGTGCCAGATAAATGATGAATCTCGAACGGACATTATACAAAAGGTCAACGAGATAGTATCCCGGAGTTCCACAAACACAGAGTCTGGTCTTAAACTAGCCTTAAAAATACTTGGGGACCGCGTTCACACAGAAAGGCGTCGTGTCGCCATCATGCTTATATCGGACGGGATGGAAGATGCAGAGAGTAAGGCTGTCTGTGTTTCAGTCCGCGATGTGCCCGTGTACACATTCGCTTGTGGTAGTGATTGTGATCCAGAG GTGCTCAGCCGCATTTCCAAAAATAGCAATGGCGGAATGTTTGCAGCTGTCCCAGATTTTGATGACTTGAATGTTGCATTCTCTACGGCTTTGGCTGGGCTTCTGCATGTAGCTATCGAGGACCTCACTCTTACTATTAAACCGCTGAATAGTTCTCAATTGGATGAGGTGAATGCCGGATCTTACCCACAAACGAAATATGACACTGTATTGAAGGAGCCTGTAATCATTACATTCAGGACATTATACGACAGAGAGACCCGCAGGGTCCTTTTGCTACTTACTCTCCCAAAGGTCGTTGAAGATGAGTCGGCTATCAAAATCTTGGATATTGTATACAAGTACAG AGTTGGTGGGAAGGATACACTTGAGTCTGGTACCAAAAGCATACATGTGACCCGCAATGATTTGTCAACAGAGGCAGAGAATGAGGAGGTGCTAGCCGAGGAGAGACGTATCAGTGTTGTAAGCAACATTAAAGAAGCAAGAATTTTGGCTGACCGGAAAAATCTGGAGGAGGCCAGGATTAATCTGGTTGTTGCTAAAAAATTACTGTCGGAGGTTGATGCTATTCTGACTGCTCAACTGGACCAACTCTTTCTACTCATGGTATCCCCAAAAACATACGACGAACAAGGATTTGTTTTTGCGCTAGCTCTTGAGGCATCTCATGAAGCCCAACGTGCCACAACTGTCCCAGGTGCTGATCACTTTCAGGCAGGTATGTTTAACACTCCCCATATGGACTTATTCATTGAACAAGCCAGGTCATTTGACATGGATCCCGTATATAAAATACCCACGGAGGATGAGGATATGAAAATCGTCGCACTTGTGCACTGA